A genomic region of Desulfovibrio sp. contains the following coding sequences:
- the guaA gene encoding glutamine-hydrolyzing GMP synthase: MPSKVIIIDYGSQVTQLIARRVREAGVYSEIHSCITTAAQVAAMKPSAIILSGGPASVGEADAPVLDPGFLELGVPVLGICYGMQLLAQNLGGQLAQSLTREYGPSDLTLTAPCALWEGIESTSRVWMSHGDKVLAPPPGFTVTGRTPTLDVAAMADEARKIYAVQFHPEVHHSVDGERMLRNFLFKVAGIKPDWTMSSFVERVVAEMAEQVGDRHVVCALSGGIDSTVVAVLLNKAIGKRLHCIFVDNGLLRLGEGDEVVSYLREHFDLNLDFVQAQERFLSKLAGVDDPEKKRKIIGHTFIEIFDEESKKLPRVDFLAQGTLYPDVIESISHKGPSAVIKSHHNVGGLPDTMKLKLIEPLRELFKDEVRKVAAELGMPDSIVWRHPFPGPGLAIRVLGEITEERLQILRLADRIVQQELRESGWYRKVWQGFAVLLPLKTVGVMGDGRTYEHVIALRVVDSVDAMTADWARLPAELIERMSSRIINEVKGVNRVVYDVSSKPPSTIEWE, encoded by the coding sequence ATGCCCAGCAAAGTCATAATTATTGACTACGGCTCACAGGTTACCCAGCTCATCGCACGCCGCGTGCGCGAAGCCGGGGTTTACTCCGAAATACATTCCTGCATCACCACCGCCGCTCAGGTGGCGGCAATGAAACCTTCCGCCATCATCCTTTCAGGTGGCCCGGCGAGCGTGGGCGAAGCCGATGCTCCGGTTCTTGACCCCGGTTTTCTTGAGCTTGGCGTGCCGGTGCTCGGCATCTGCTACGGCATGCAGCTGCTTGCCCAGAACCTTGGCGGCCAGCTCGCCCAGTCGCTCACGCGCGAATACGGCCCCTCCGACCTCACCCTCACCGCGCCCTGCGCCCTTTGGGAAGGCATTGAATCCACCAGCCGCGTGTGGATGAGCCACGGCGACAAGGTGCTTGCACCGCCGCCAGGCTTTACCGTGACGGGCCGCACGCCGACTCTGGATGTGGCCGCCATGGCTGACGAAGCCCGCAAAATCTACGCCGTGCAGTTCCACCCCGAAGTGCACCACAGCGTGGATGGCGAGCGCATGCTGCGCAACTTCCTGTTCAAGGTTGCTGGCATCAAGCCCGACTGGACCATGTCCTCGTTTGTGGAGCGCGTGGTTGCCGAAATGGCCGAACAGGTGGGCGACCGCCACGTGGTTTGCGCCCTTTCCGGTGGCATCGATTCCACCGTGGTGGCAGTGCTGCTCAATAAGGCCATCGGCAAGCGCCTGCACTGCATCTTTGTGGATAACGGCCTGCTGCGCCTTGGTGAAGGCGACGAAGTGGTCAGCTATCTGCGCGAACACTTTGACCTCAACCTCGACTTTGTGCAGGCGCAGGAACGTTTTCTTTCCAAGCTTGCGGGCGTGGATGATCCCGAAAAGAAGCGCAAGATCATCGGCCACACCTTTATTGAAATTTTCGACGAAGAATCCAAAAAGCTGCCCCGGGTGGACTTTCTGGCGCAGGGCACCCTGTACCCTGACGTAATCGAATCCATCTCGCACAAGGGCCCCAGCGCCGTTATCAAGAGCCACCACAACGTGGGTGGCCTGCCCGACACCATGAAGCTCAAGCTTATCGAGCCCCTGCGCGAACTCTTCAAGGACGAAGTGCGCAAGGTTGCCGCAGAGCTTGGCATGCCCGACTCCATCGTGTGGCGGCATCCCTTCCCCGGCCCCGGCCTCGCCATCCGCGTGCTTGGCGAAATCACCGAAGAGCGCCTCCAGATTCTGCGCCTGGCCGACAGGATCGTGCAGCAGGAACTGCGCGAATCCGGCTGGTACCGCAAGGTATGGCAGGGCTTTGCCGTGCTGCTGCCGCTCAAGACCGTTGGCGTCATGGGCGATGGCCGCACCTACGAGCATGTTATCGCCCTGCGCGTAGTTGACAGCGTGGATGCCATGACCGCTGACTGGGCGCGCCTGCCTGCGGAACTGATTGAGCGCATGTCGAGCCGCATCATCAACGAGGTCAAGGGCGTCAACCGCGTAGTGTATGACGTTTCTTCCAAGCCGCCGAGCACAATTGAGTGGGAATAA
- the rpsP gene encoding 30S ribosomal protein S16, translated as MAVKLKLTRLGSKKHPFYRVVAANDETRRDGRPLEFLGYYNPMVNPAEVKLDAAKIKEWLGRGAEPTNTVRALIKEHLG; from the coding sequence ATGGCAGTAAAGTTGAAATTGACCCGCCTCGGCAGCAAAAAGCACCCCTTCTACCGTGTGGTGGCCGCGAATGACGAAACCCGTCGTGATGGCCGTCCGCTGGAATTCCTGGGCTACTACAATCCCATGGTCAATCCGGCTGAAGTGAAGCTTGATGCCGCCAAGATCAAGGAATGGCTGGGTCGCGGCGCTGAGCCCACCAACACCGTGCGCGCTCTTATCAAAGAGCACCTGGGCTAA
- a CDS encoding SMR family transporter has protein sequence MLRSKPYHWCCLVASVFLEVGGTLVMKLAQGWAFPHAQVLGLVVMWLAIAMSYFFLSKAVTGIPVGVTFAFWEGLGLTCITLGSVLFLNEALTLRRALGLACVLSGALLVNYGTGHGAPKPSREDSPTASDKAGARKQRAEAPTLNNGLAAGGNR, from the coding sequence ATGCTTAGATCAAAACCGTATCATTGGTGCTGCCTTGTTGCCTCCGTATTTCTGGAGGTAGGCGGAACACTTGTCATGAAACTGGCGCAGGGCTGGGCTTTTCCCCACGCACAGGTTTTGGGGCTGGTTGTCATGTGGCTGGCCATCGCCATGTCCTACTTTTTTTTGTCCAAGGCTGTTACGGGCATTCCCGTTGGCGTGACATTTGCCTTCTGGGAGGGGCTGGGCCTGACCTGCATCACCCTGGGCAGCGTGCTTTTTCTGAATGAAGCCCTGACCTTGCGCCGCGCGCTGGGGCTGGCCTGCGTGCTGTCTGGTGCTTTGCTGGTCAATTATGGAACCGGGCACGGGGCACCCAAGCCCAGCCGCGAGGACTCCCCCACGGCCAGCGACAAGGCTGGAGCCCGCAAGCAGCGCGCAGAAGCGCCCACCCTGAATAACGGCCTTGCCGCAGGAGGGAACAGATAA
- the hisA gene encoding 1-(5-phosphoribosyl)-5-[(5-phosphoribosylamino)methylideneamino]imidazole-4-carboxamide isomerase produces MILFPAVDIQDGKAVRLKQGRAHESTVFAEDPTDAAKAWEARGAQWLHVVDLDGAFDGAAKSREIVRRICTELSIPVQLGGGIRDMATAQAYFDAGVSRLIIGTLALEQPELFAEMCRAFPGRIGVSLDAEGGKLKTRGWVADTGLTVDGVLPRLLADGAAFIIYTDIERDGMQCGVNVAALEHLSRLSTVPVIAAGGVATLADVQKLYPLTRSTSLAGAVSGRALYEGTLNLEEANAWIAAQ; encoded by the coding sequence ATGATTCTGTTTCCCGCCGTGGACATTCAGGACGGCAAGGCCGTGCGCCTCAAGCAGGGCCGCGCCCATGAAAGCACCGTCTTTGCCGAAGACCCCACCGACGCCGCCAAAGCCTGGGAAGCGCGAGGCGCTCAATGGCTGCACGTGGTTGATCTGGACGGAGCCTTTGACGGCGCGGCCAAAAGCCGCGAGATCGTGCGCCGCATCTGCACCGAGCTGTCTATTCCCGTGCAGCTTGGCGGCGGTATCCGCGACATGGCAACAGCCCAGGCTTATTTTGATGCGGGCGTCTCACGGCTGATTATCGGCACCTTGGCTCTGGAACAGCCCGAGCTTTTTGCCGAGATGTGCCGCGCCTTTCCTGGCCGCATTGGCGTATCGCTGGATGCGGAAGGCGGAAAGCTCAAAACCCGTGGATGGGTTGCCGATACCGGCCTGACCGTTGACGGAGTTCTGCCCCGCCTGCTGGCCGATGGCGCTGCATTCATCATTTATACAGATATCGAGCGCGACGGCATGCAGTGTGGCGTTAACGTCGCTGCTCTGGAGCATCTTTCGCGCCTTTCCACGGTGCCTGTCATTGCGGCGGGCGGCGTGGCAACGCTGGCGGATGTGCAGAAGCTCTATCCCCTCACCCGCAGCACCAGCCTTGCTGGCGCTGTGAGCGGCAGGGCGCTGTACGAGGGCACGCTCAATCTTGAGGAAGCCAACGCCTGGATCGCCGCCCAATAA
- a CDS encoding KH domain-containing protein, translating into MKALIEYIAKSLVDNPEEVQVSEVEGEQTTVLELKVAKEDLGKVIGKQGRTARAMRTILSAASIKCKKRTVLEILE; encoded by the coding sequence ATGAAGGCCCTGATAGAATACATTGCCAAATCCCTGGTGGATAATCCCGAAGAAGTGCAAGTCAGCGAAGTAGAAGGCGAGCAGACGACGGTTCTTGAGCTCAAGGTCGCCAAAGAAGACCTGGGCAAGGTTATCGGCAAGCAGGGGCGCACGGCCAGGGCCATGCGCACCATTCTGAGCGCCGCTTCCATCAAGTGCAAAAAACGCACAGTGCTGGAAATTCTGGAGTAG
- the rimM gene encoding ribosome maturation factor RimM (Essential for efficient processing of 16S rRNA), producing the protein MTETWIHMGTLARPHGIKGEICIDWHADSPLLLDTPLWLQKGKDAPRRVKIAAVRSHKERPLLLLEGVADRTAAEALRGCKLFVRREDLPEPDDDEVYLEDLLGCDVVLPDGARIGRLDHFEYPAGLEMWVIMTDDDKEVLFPARPEFIAGFDLEIPAVVIDPPEGLLDIYLAESKAESKAEDKAENS; encoded by the coding sequence ATGACGGAAACCTGGATTCATATGGGTACGCTGGCGCGGCCCCACGGCATCAAAGGGGAGATCTGCATCGACTGGCATGCGGACTCCCCCTTGCTTTTGGATACCCCCCTCTGGCTGCAGAAGGGCAAGGATGCGCCGCGCCGTGTCAAGATTGCGGCTGTGCGCAGCCACAAGGAGCGGCCCCTGCTCCTGCTTGAGGGCGTGGCCGACCGCACAGCGGCAGAAGCCCTGCGCGGCTGCAAGCTGTTTGTGCGGCGCGAGGATCTGCCGGAACCTGATGACGATGAGGTCTATCTGGAAGATCTGCTCGGCTGCGATGTGGTGCTGCCCGACGGTGCCCGCATTGGCAGGCTCGACCATTTTGAGTACCCCGCAGGCCTTGAAATGTGGGTCATCATGACCGATGACGACAAGGAAGTGCTCTTTCCCGCGCGGCCTGAATTTATTGCGGGTTTTGACCTGGAAATTCCCGCCGTGGTCATTGACCCGCCCGAAGGGCTGCTGGATATTTATCTTGCCGAGAGCAAGGCCGAGAGCAAGGCCGAGGACAAGGCAGAAAACAGTTAA
- the mutM gene encoding bifunctional DNA-formamidopyrimidine glycosylase/DNA-(apurinic or apyrimidinic site) lyase has protein sequence MPELPEVETVARTLRPHVEGCVITGATLLRDSSLHPLSLRPEDLQGCVITGVSRRGKLLLLELDAAQAARAELRGATGLRLALHLRMTGRLMTYAAHTAPGPHTRCVFDLTDAQGRERRLFFDDVRAFGLLLAGTPQTMQQWSFWRELGPEPLELTDAAFSARLDGRNSAIKAVLLDQKVIAGVGNIYADESLFAAGIDPRRKAASLSAAQRSRLLRCLKDVLELSISQCGSSIRDYRDANGNVGAFQNSFAVYGRNGQACKACGRALEKIKVAGRATVYCPHCQK, from the coding sequence ATGCCGGAATTGCCAGAAGTTGAAACAGTGGCGCGCACCTTGCGCCCTCATGTGGAAGGCTGCGTCATCACGGGTGCAACCCTCTTGCGTGATTCAAGCCTGCACCCTCTGAGCCTGAGGCCCGAGGATTTGCAGGGCTGCGTCATCACTGGCGTGAGCAGGCGCGGCAAACTGCTGCTGCTTGAGCTGGACGCCGCACAAGCTGCCAGGGCTGAGCTGCGCGGCGCAACCGGCCTGCGCCTTGCCCTGCACCTGCGCATGACGGGCCGCCTCATGACCTATGCCGCCCATACCGCGCCCGGCCCGCATACGCGTTGCGTGTTTGACCTCACGGACGCGCAGGGGCGGGAACGCCGCCTTTTTTTTGATGATGTGCGGGCCTTTGGCCTGCTGCTGGCAGGAACGCCGCAAACCATGCAGCAGTGGAGCTTCTGGCGGGAGCTTGGGCCCGAGCCGCTGGAACTGACGGACGCCGCCTTTTCTGCTCGGCTTGACGGCAGAAATTCGGCCATCAAGGCAGTGTTGCTGGATCAAAAGGTCATTGCAGGCGTGGGCAATATCTATGCGGACGAAAGCCTGTTTGCCGCAGGCATTGACCCGCGCCGCAAAGCCGCCTCGCTCTCCGCAGCGCAGCGCAGCCGTTTGTTACGTTGCCTCAAGGATGTGCTGGAGCTTTCCATATCGCAGTGCGGCAGCTCCATACGCGATTACCGCGACGCCAACGGCAATGTGGGCGCTTTCCAGAACAGCTTTGCCGTCTATGGCCGCAACGGTCAGGCCTGCAAGGCCTGCGGGCGAGCCCTTGAAAAAATCAAGGTGGCGGGCCGCGCCACGGTGTATTGCCCCCACTGCCAGAAGTAG
- the ffh gene encoding signal recognition particle protein has product MFESLSDRLSGVFRTFSGRGQLTEENVQAGLREVRLALLEADVNFKVVKDFVESVREKCLGQEVLKGVSPAQQVIKIVNDELVQLLGGETAGLNLQGREPAVIMLVGLQGSGKTTSAGKIANILRKQKLRPYLVPADVYRPAAIDQLTVLAKQLDMPCFPSTVDMNPVDIAKAALEKAREEQATVLLIDTAGRLHVDEPLMQELAAIKQAVQPQEILFVADAMTGQDAVTVAESFNERLGITGVVLTKMDGDARGGAALSIRSVTGAPVKFVGMGEKLSEMEVFHPDRIAGRILGMGDVLTLVEKAQSAINAEEAEELALKMKKASFDLEDFRTQMRRIKKLGSLDSILKMIPGMGGLRDKLAEASGAMPEKEMARTEAIISSMTMAERRNPDILNGSRRARIAKGAGVTVAQVNQLVRQFEQMRQMMKGMMGGKGAKMPAMPRMRGMPPGMNLPKGLGGMPNLGGMGGMPGMPGMGGMPGMPGMEGMPGARAGATKAAPKKRKKKERPKRKKK; this is encoded by the coding sequence ATGTTCGAGAGCCTTTCCGACAGACTTTCAGGCGTATTCCGCACATTCAGCGGGCGCGGGCAGCTTACCGAAGAAAATGTGCAGGCTGGCCTGCGCGAGGTGCGCCTTGCCCTGCTTGAGGCGGACGTCAACTTCAAGGTCGTTAAAGACTTTGTGGAAAGCGTGCGCGAAAAGTGCCTGGGGCAAGAGGTGCTCAAGGGCGTGAGCCCTGCCCAGCAAGTCATCAAGATTGTTAACGATGAACTTGTGCAGTTGCTTGGCGGCGAAACCGCCGGGCTGAATCTGCAAGGGCGCGAACCTGCGGTCATCATGCTTGTGGGCTTGCAGGGCTCTGGTAAAACGACCTCTGCGGGCAAGATCGCCAATATTCTGCGCAAGCAGAAGCTGCGGCCCTATCTTGTGCCTGCCGACGTGTACCGCCCGGCGGCTATTGACCAGCTGACCGTGCTGGCCAAGCAGCTCGACATGCCTTGCTTCCCCTCCACGGTGGACATGAACCCCGTGGATATTGCCAAGGCCGCGCTTGAAAAAGCCCGCGAAGAGCAGGCCACCGTGCTGCTGATCGACACTGCGGGCCGCCTGCATGTGGACGAGCCGCTTATGCAGGAGCTGGCCGCCATCAAGCAGGCCGTGCAGCCGCAGGAAATTCTGTTTGTTGCCGACGCCATGACTGGTCAGGACGCCGTGACCGTGGCCGAAAGCTTTAACGAGCGCCTCGGCATCACCGGCGTTGTGCTCACCAAGATGGACGGCGATGCGCGCGGCGGCGCTGCTCTCTCCATCCGCTCGGTTACGGGCGCGCCCGTCAAATTTGTGGGCATGGGCGAAAAACTGTCGGAGATGGAAGTCTTCCACCCCGACCGTATCGCTGGCCGCATCCTCGGCATGGGCGACGTGCTCACCCTGGTTGAAAAGGCGCAGAGCGCCATCAACGCAGAAGAAGCCGAAGAACTGGCCCTCAAGATGAAGAAGGCCAGCTTTGATCTTGAAGATTTCCGCACTCAGATGCGCCGTATAAAAAAACTCGGCTCGCTCGACAGCATCCTTAAAATGATCCCCGGCATGGGCGGCCTGCGCGACAAGCTGGCCGAGGCCAGCGGGGCCATGCCTGAAAAGGAAATGGCGCGCACTGAGGCTATCATCAGTTCCATGACCATGGCTGAACGCCGCAATCCCGACATCCTCAACGGCAGCCGCAGGGCGCGCATAGCAAAGGGCGCAGGCGTAACTGTCGCCCAGGTCAACCAGCTTGTGCGCCAGTTTGAGCAGATGCGCCAGATGATGAAGGGCATGATGGGCGGCAAGGGCGCCAAAATGCCCGCCATGCCGCGCATGCGCGGCATGCCCCCAGGCATGAACTTGCCCAAGGGGCTTGGTGGTATGCCCAATCTTGGCGGCATGGGCGGAATGCCCGGCATGCCGGGAATGGGGGGAATGCCTGGAATGCCCGGCATGGAAGGTATGCCCGGCGCTCGCGCTGGCGCAACCAAGGCTGCGCCCAAAAAGCGCAAGAAAAAAGAGCGCCCCAAGCGCAAGAAAAAGTAA
- the guaB gene encoding IMP dehydrogenase: MFTNRGKALTFDDILLVPGFSDITPDAVDISTWLTPEIPLRIPLLSAAMDTVTEAAMAISMARMGGIGIIHKNMPVARQRLEVEKVKKSESGMILDPVTISPNNTVQEALDLMSDFRVSGLPVVENGRLVGILTNRDVRFVQDGAAVRVSEVMTSTNLVTVPMGTSLEESKRHLHEHRIEKLLVVDEEGLLRGLITMKDIDKVQKYPNACKDSNGRLRVGAAIGIGRDCESRSEQLIEAGADVLVLDSAHGHSLNVLNAIRMVKGAFPNCQLVAGNVATYEGAKAILEAGADSVKIGIGPGSICTTRIVAGVGVPQVTAVMDGSRAAREMDRCCIADGGIKFSGDIVKALVVGAHSVMIGSLFAGTEESPGETILYQGRTYKIYRGMGSIDAMKDGSSDRYFQEKSKKLVPEGIVGRVPYRGPVMEAVYQLMGGLRSGMGYVGAHNLNDLFENTTFCEISPAGLRESHVHDVVITKEAPNYRIEN, from the coding sequence ATGTTCACCAATCGCGGTAAGGCGCTGACCTTCGACGACATTTTGCTAGTCCCCGGCTTTTCGGACATCACCCCCGACGCCGTTGACATCTCCACCTGGCTCACCCCCGAAATTCCCCTGCGCATCCCCCTGCTCTCCGCCGCCATGGACACCGTGACTGAAGCGGCCATGGCCATTTCCATGGCCCGCATGGGCGGCATCGGCATCATCCATAAGAATATGCCTGTTGCGCGGCAGCGTCTTGAGGTGGAAAAAGTCAAGAAGAGCGAAAGCGGCATGATCCTTGACCCTGTGACCATTTCGCCCAACAACACCGTGCAGGAAGCCCTGGACCTCATGTCCGACTTCCGCGTGTCGGGCTTGCCCGTGGTTGAGAATGGCCGCCTGGTGGGCATTCTTACCAACCGCGACGTGCGCTTTGTGCAGGACGGCGCGGCAGTTCGCGTTTCCGAGGTGATGACCAGCACCAACCTCGTGACGGTGCCCATGGGCACCTCGCTTGAAGAATCCAAGCGTCACCTGCACGAACACCGCATCGAAAAGCTCCTTGTGGTGGACGAAGAAGGCCTCTTGCGCGGCCTCATCACCATGAAGGACATCGACAAAGTCCAGAAGTACCCCAACGCCTGCAAAGACTCCAACGGTCGCCTGCGCGTGGGTGCCGCCATCGGCATCGGGCGCGACTGCGAATCCCGTTCCGAGCAGCTGATCGAGGCTGGCGCGGACGTGTTGGTGCTCGACTCTGCTCACGGCCATTCGCTCAACGTGCTCAACGCCATCCGCATGGTCAAGGGCGCGTTCCCCAACTGCCAGCTCGTGGCAGGCAACGTCGCCACCTACGAAGGCGCCAAGGCAATTCTTGAGGCAGGCGCTGATTCCGTCAAAATCGGCATCGGCCCCGGCTCCATCTGCACCACCCGCATTGTGGCTGGCGTGGGCGTGCCGCAGGTTACCGCCGTTATGGACGGCAGCCGCGCCGCGCGCGAGATGGACCGCTGCTGCATCGCTGACGGCGGCATCAAGTTCTCTGGCGATATCGTCAAGGCCCTTGTGGTGGGCGCGCACTCGGTGATGATCGGCTCCCTCTTTGCCGGCACCGAGGAAAGCCCCGGCGAGACAATTCTGTATCAGGGCCGTACCTACAAGATTTACCGCGGCATGGGTTCCATTGACGCCATGAAGGATGGCAGCTCTGACCGCTACTTCCAGGAAAAGAGCAAGAAGCTCGTGCCCGAAGGTATTGTTGGCCGCGTGCCTTACCGCGGCCCGGTCATGGAAGCCGTGTACCAGCTCATGGGCGGCCTGCGCTCCGGAATGGGCTATGTGGGCGCGCACAACCTGAACGACCTTTTTGAAAATACGACCTTCTGTGAAATTTCACCTGCGGGCCTGCGCGAAAGCCATGTCCACGATGTTGTTATCACGAAGGAAGCGCCGAACTACCGCATCGAGAACTAG
- the tatC gene encoding twin-arginine translocase subunit TatC: MSADKPLSPEVAASPSAPETAGERSDLNKTNETAAEPSPQGAAPADTPVEAAEASAASAPETTPEATPETQADGQPPLPPVPPVGTVQSPASEPENLPIQSESTPPATPEDKVEEEEADDRPMGLMDHLSELRGRLVRCCLAVMVGFIACWAVVDPIFDALVAPLLSVLPDGSHAIYTTLPEGFFTRMHIAFVAGVFVSSPAIFYQVWAFIAPGLYEEEKRSIIPVAVMSAFFFVSGGAFCYFVVFPNAFAFFMSYATDSIVAMPKISDYLSFVLKLILAFGLVFEMPLFAFFLARMGIITAELMRRVRRYAILGIFIVAAILSPPDVVSQLLMAAPMLVLYEVSIFVAAGFGKKTAKEDESEEKPEGEDGETAEAETKPGKDENTSEKP; the protein is encoded by the coding sequence ATGAGTGCGGATAAACCCTTGAGCCCCGAGGTGGCCGCATCCCCGTCTGCCCCTGAGACCGCAGGGGAACGTTCCGACCTTAACAAAACGAATGAAACCGCAGCGGAGCCGTCCCCCCAGGGGGCGGCCCCTGCGGATACGCCTGTAGAAGCGGCAGAAGCGTCTGCCGCGTCAGCACCCGAAACTACACCAGAAGCCACGCCGGAAACTCAGGCAGACGGGCAACCTCCTCTGCCCCCGGTTCCGCCAGTGGGCACGGTGCAAAGCCCTGCCTCAGAGCCTGAAAATCTGCCCATCCAGAGCGAAAGCACGCCGCCTGCCACGCCGGAAGACAAGGTGGAGGAAGAAGAGGCTGACGACAGGCCCATGGGCCTTATGGATCACCTCTCGGAGCTGCGCGGTCGCCTTGTGCGCTGCTGCCTCGCCGTCATGGTGGGCTTTATAGCCTGCTGGGCCGTGGTTGATCCCATTTTTGACGCCCTTGTGGCTCCCCTGCTGAGCGTCCTGCCTGACGGCTCGCACGCCATCTACACCACCCTGCCCGAAGGCTTTTTCACCCGCATGCATATTGCCTTTGTGGCTGGCGTGTTTGTGAGCAGCCCAGCAATTTTTTATCAGGTATGGGCCTTCATCGCTCCCGGCCTGTATGAAGAAGAAAAACGGAGCATCATTCCCGTTGCCGTCATGTCGGCTTTCTTCTTTGTCAGCGGCGGAGCCTTTTGCTACTTTGTGGTCTTTCCCAACGCCTTTGCCTTCTTTATGAGCTACGCCACAGACTCCATTGTGGCCATGCCCAAGATCAGCGACTATCTGAGCTTTGTACTCAAGCTCATACTTGCCTTTGGCCTTGTGTTTGAAATGCCGCTGTTTGCCTTCTTTCTGGCGCGTATGGGCATTATCACGGCAGAACTCATGCGCCGTGTGCGGCGCTACGCCATCTTGGGCATCTTTATTGTAGCGGCCATTCTTTCGCCGCCCGATGTGGTTTCGCAGCTGCTCATGGCCGCGCCCATGCTTGTTCTTTATGAAGTGAGCATCTTTGTGGCGGCTGGCTTTGGCAAAAAAACTGCAAAAGAAGACGAGTCCGAAGAAAAGCCCGAAGGCGAAGACGGTGAAACCGCCGAGGCCGAAACAAAACCGGGCAAGGATGAAAATACCTCGGAGAAGCCATGA
- the tatB gene encoding Sec-independent protein translocase protein TatB codes for MFGIGSTELLVILVVALIVLGPKSLANVSRTLGKAMGEFRRVSTDFQRTLNAEAEEEEQRKRKQEAARAAKEAAAAAKEARAAEMAAAATEAQPAATTAAQADNIPASEAVIDATATRSAADAGQNTATAAHETAQPEAPKPSVADAPVVDAPIADASVVETAHTAETKPEAQPVAGTATTAEGAAPVAPPAGSPLAEALAKTKAEAEAAEAKLAAAPAGAPQAAATPDNGGKA; via the coding sequence ATGTTCGGGATAGGAAGCACTGAACTTCTGGTCATCCTTGTGGTGGCCCTCATCGTACTTGGCCCCAAAAGCCTTGCCAACGTGTCGCGCACGCTGGGCAAGGCCATGGGCGAGTTCCGCCGCGTTTCCACAGACTTTCAGCGCACGCTGAATGCTGAGGCCGAGGAAGAGGAACAGCGTAAGCGTAAGCAGGAAGCCGCCAGAGCGGCGAAAGAAGCTGCTGCCGCCGCCAAGGAAGCCCGCGCCGCCGAAATGGCCGCAGCGGCAACCGAGGCCCAGCCTGCCGCAACTACAGCGGCTCAGGCTGACAATATTCCGGCCTCAGAGGCGGTAATTGACGCCACGGCTACCCGGTCTGCCGCCGATGCGGGGCAGAACACAGCCACGGCAGCACACGAAACGGCACAGCCCGAGGCCCCAAAGCCCTCGGTTGCGGACGCTCCTGTTGTTGACGCTCCGATTGCCGATGCTTCGGTTGTCGAAACGGCCCACACCGCAGAGACCAAGCCCGAGGCCCAGCCTGTCGCGGGCACGGCAACAACCGCAGAAGGGGCAGCTCCGGTTGCACCGCCTGCTGGCAGCCCTTTGGCTGAAGCCCTTGCCAAAACAAAGGCCGAGGCAGAAGCCGCGGAAGCCAAACTGGCCGCTGCCCCCGCAGGCGCACCCCAGGCCGCCGCAACACCTGACAATGGCGGCAAGGCATGA
- a CDS encoding imidazoleglycerol-phosphate dehydratase has protein sequence MAPRTSTQERKSAETDIRLELNIDGQGITDVKTGFGLLDHMLTLTAFWAGMDLRLVCEGDMEVDAHHTTEDVGLLLGKALLEALGDRAGIARVGYGRVPMDEALAEATVDLSGRPWLEWRGGELLPPVLAGEEKDLWREFYKALASSARCNLHVEFRYGQNGHHLLESAAKGLGLALAQAVRRNGTTIRSTKGGLD, from the coding sequence ATCGCCCCCAGAACCTCCACGCAAGAGCGCAAAAGCGCCGAAACCGACATCCGGCTTGAACTGAACATTGACGGTCAGGGCATTACGGACGTGAAAACAGGTTTTGGCCTGCTCGACCATATGTTGACGCTGACAGCTTTTTGGGCTGGTATGGATCTGCGGCTGGTGTGCGAGGGCGACATGGAAGTGGACGCCCACCACACCACAGAAGACGTGGGGCTGCTGCTCGGCAAGGCGCTGCTTGAAGCCCTTGGCGACAGGGCGGGCATTGCCCGCGTGGGCTATGGGCGTGTTCCCATGGACGAAGCCCTGGCAGAAGCCACTGTTGACCTTTCGGGTCGCCCCTGGCTTGAGTGGCGCGGCGGCGAATTGCTGCCCCCGGTTCTGGCCGGGGAAGAAAAAGACCTCTGGCGGGAATTTTACAAGGCATTGGCAAGCAGTGCGCGCTGCAATCTGCATGTGGAGTTCCGCTATGGCCAGAACGGCCATCATCTGCTGGAATCGGCGGCCAAGGGGCTGGGGCTTGCCCTGGCCCAGGCAGTGCGCCGAAACGGCACAACCATCAGAAGCACAAAGGGAGGTCTTGATTGA